GTTGGGATTGGCCCAATTGacaaatttatttgatttatttgaactttttaaattTGATAGGTTGAATTATGTTTTTGCCTTTTCCATCCTTTAAATCTTCTAGGTAAACTTttagaattgaaaaaaaaatatctgAACATTTAAGAATTTGGAATTGTTTAGACCTCAAATTTTAAAATCTCAAATAATTTAATTCGTGAATAAATCCGATAAATGGGAATATTTcattaaattatatgaaattcaaCAACTTGTTCATGTCAAACATCAACAATGAGTTGTgaataattaaaaacattaattaaatacAAACAAGACATttattaaacaaattaattatttattcctCAGACTCAAATATGCACGCCATGTTGCATTCTCCATTCATAAAAGTTAAATTGTTGACAGTGGAGTTCGTTTTCCAACCACTCTAGATGGACCTTTCAAACCTGTGACGGTTCTTCTTGACAGGAGCTTCCGTGGGAACGCGGTGGACTTGCCAGACACAGATCATATTATTCAAAGAATTGTTGAAGGTTTTGAACCTGAATAAATCTCGCTTTAGTTATCTGCTTCTCATAATTGTTTGGGTTTCTTGGATAAGGAACGGTCATATGATAAAAGGGGCGGAAGTTCGTTCTTCTTCACGCTGAGATTTGGGAACAGTTTCGACGATACTTTCTACTCTGACGGTGCTTTCAACCACCGGTGTTTCCCTGTCGGTTTCACAAGTTTGTTTTCGTTTTTCAGAGTTGTTATTGTTCtgaattttattttgggtttATGTAGGTTTGTTGCTTCTGTTTATATCTTGGAGTTAGATTAGAAATTTCATGGAAGAACAAGAATACTTTGGTTTTATTCTGAATGAGAATGAACTTGTTAGGTCACCTTTGTGTGTGCCTTTGGTTAATTTAACAAATGTTGTACATAATGTTGAAAAGTCGACTTTTACAAATGTTGTGAATTCTGTTGAAAATTCGGTGTCTGCATTGGAAATATCTTCGGATGTCACAGCTGAAGTCGTGGTTCCTAAAGCAAAGGGTACAAGTGCAAAATATTTTGCTCAAGTGCTGAGTAAGACATGTGATATTATGCCTCATTTTCAATTTTCGAGATCTAGGTTGAAAGGAGAAGACATAACTATAAAATTTTATGGGAAGAGTACAAGATTAGTCTCGAATCATGCAAAAATCATCTTCGTGGAAGGTTGATTTTGTCTAAAGGAGACCCTCCTCTGAAACTTCAAGACTTGCGTGGTAAACTAGACACTCTCTGGAAGCCTTTAAGTAAATGGGGAATTGTTTCTTTAGGAAGAGGTTTTTATGAATTTGTTTTTTCTTCTGTTGAGGATGTAAATGTGTTCATGTGGTGATTTCTTGGAGTCTAAAGCCTAGTTTTCTCAAACTTCTCGCTTGGACTCCTAACTTTAATCCTAATAACCACAAACAGACAACAGTTTAATTTTGGGTTCGTTTTCTTGATTTGCCTCTGGAATATTGGAGTCCTAATGTTAGCTATGCAATTGTTAGTTGTCTTGGAACTCCAATGTGTTTGGATGCTGCAACAAGTAAGTTCCCTTTAGAGAGATATTTTGGACATTTTGCTAGAGTTTTAGTTGATATTGATTTATCTTCTAAAACCAGACATAAATTGTGGGTTGAAAGAGAAGATTATGCTTTCCTTGTCAACGTtgaatatgaaaatttgtctctTTTTTGTTTGCATTGTCATAACATTGGTCATAGTTTTTCGTCTTGTAAACTTGTTAAAGTGGATCAAGAGAAAAGGGTAACTAAGGAAAAGGATAAACGCACGGGGAATAAATATCAAAATGGATATTTAAGAAAGGAATCAGTTGAATGTGAAAACGCTACATGTGTTGATAATAATCCTCTTTTAGGATTTGTTGATTGTTTGAAAACTATTGTTGATGATAATGTTGTGATGATTGATGCCTTGCCTCAAGGAGACTTGGGTGCCCAAGATAATGAAAATTTTCATGGTTTAGATGATATATATATACACAACTAATCAAGGTAACATTGACAAAAATCACGATGGAGATTCAGATTCAGATGCCCAACAAGCAATGAATTTTATAAGGGAATCTTAGGCTAACATGGATAAGAGAGATGAGACTGTTGATTTGGATAAAAACGTAAGTCAACCATTTCAATTGGTAGTTCCAAGAAAATGTAAGAACAAGAAGAAATTATCTGAGGCGTGCAAAGGTTTCAAGGTGGGTGTTTCCAATCGTACGCCTGACTAGTTTCTTTGACATGAGTTATCTCATGTGTTTTTGTTGtctctctttttatttttccttttcgctTTGTTATTTTTGAGGGTTTTGGTTTTGTCCCTCCTCCTCTTTGTactcttttcttttgtttaatatattttggaccttattaaaaaaaatatgcatGCCATGATCTCATTAAATCTCCTTAAACGAATCATACTTGAAAAAACAGCATCAACATATCTTATTAGGGCAGCATCTCATTAGATAGGTCTAAAGGAACAATACTAACTAAATATTACAAACATGATTCTCACATCTTCGTCTTATTGCAGTTGTATGTTGGTGAAGCGAatacattcatcatcatcaaatgACGAACAACAATACTCAACCTTAATCAGCATTCTTGTGCCACGGTGGTTGAGACATGGATTCATTTCATATAGTTGGTGCTCTATATCCGAAAGTGTAACATCAGCATTTATTCTAAACAAATGGGGATGTGTCCCCTTATTATAGTAAAGTATAGCTATATTAGAGTTCATTCTAATTGAATATGGGTAAAATGTGTTTATTGTTTTTCTAATGTGATCTGCAAATAAATTTAACACATCATTTTATACAATTTTTGTGCATTATATAGTCCATAAAAAGTGTCAGCGCAATCTATTTCATGCAATAGAAGTAAATGATACGTTGAGGATTATATAATTTTGACAATTATGGCTCAAATTATAGAACCAAGCGCATATCAGAAAAACTTCGGTATGGGTCCAAATTATAGAATCCAACTATGTTAAAACCCTTGGAGTGAGTATGAATTATAGAATCTAAAATTGTGTATTACAAAATTAGAGTTCATTTATTTGATAAAAACACTTATAAAATACATCAACATAAATAATAACTGAACTTcaaaaaataattgaaagaaaAGGATATAAAATCACATGTAATGCAACATGTCAATCTAAATACATGATAATTTTGTACACAAAATACAACCAAATCCaaatgaaacaaaacaacaataaaGAAGCATATGGTGGGATGCATGATAACTACTGACTCTCGTCTTCATCTTATCCATATCGCAATACAACATTGGTGATAACAGTATTCATAACATGATCTTTACGGGTAAATTCAGATGAAATTGGATCAAAAGTGAAGCCAAAGTGTGAAGAATAAAGCAAAAACTACAAAGAGTGGAAGAATTAAGACTCGGGGAAATtctaaagaaaaagataagaaaaaaaCAACTTTAGCTTATGAATTTCACGCGCACGCGTTGCATCTCATCATGGCGCGATGAAAGTCCCATCTTGGTGCGATGTTGCAAAAAATTCTTACACGTTTTGCAGTTTTAAATAGAGAATGTTGGCTACTTTTGTAGGGTTCCAATTTAGAGAGAAAGGGTGACGGCCAGAAATACGAAGGTGGCAATTTAAAGAGCTTTGGAAGCCATGAAGACCTCCATCTTCTTtaatcactactacaaaaaaaccCTTTCACAACGGTTGGAAAAGATATACCATCACACGTGACATGCCGTTGTGAAGTAGCGTGTGATCATAAGTTCACTGTTTCAATCACTGGCGCGCGATCCTTGTGATAAACTATGTAACACGCTATATATCACAACGGTTGACGTAAACCATTATCATAAATATAGTGTCGTGGGTTCGATATCTagctacaaataaaattaaagcgcataaaaataatatttcacCACTGTTATAAGTTCCAACCGTTGTGGTTTATGTAAGAGTTTATTATTAATATGAGATTGCTTGTTTTTCTCTGCCCCTCATTAACCATATACAACCattcaaataaatttttgagacaataatcataaaatttaaattattcttaaaaaacaaattaaacgaTCCAATGTTTTTCGAACTGCATGCCTCTTGTAAATCGTGATTCCCCCTTTAGCCTATAGGATTTAAttctgaaaattctagtaacacacgatgGATGTCGtatcggatgttatgacatccccTTCAGCATAGGTTATAAACTTTTGAAGAGAGTaaaaaaaacagtaaagaacacaaatGATTGTTTACCCAGatcggtgtacaacaacacctactctgggggctaccaagccagggaggaaatccactataagcagtattaattcagagctaaattcccccgtttacaacttttCACTTAAGACCTatccaatgcaatttcaatctagtgctagacctgagtccttactcactccccctcaatcacagcagtgataacaaACAGAAAATAACGAAAAACAGattgaagacactcttcaaacaaatcttgatcttgcttacaagcttcaatcaagagacacaacacTCATGCTTAAGAGCTTAGAGTGACTCAAacaattacaactcaaaacacccaattccaatacaatcatcaagtGACAATTGTTTGGATTACAGTAACACTAACACAAACACACGTGAACACAAACACATAATTCTTCATGTAAAAACCTCTGCCTCTAAAAGTAGGATTTGCAATCTTCTCATATGCAGCACTTGAGCCTTGGGCCTTCCaatcataaattagggttaaccaagttaacctaatctCTACATAATCAGGGTGTTTACATACAAGTTGTAGACGGTATATTTTAGCGTAAACCATACAACAcaaaatatatagtttcctaaatagtagcctgagataaataaggaaacataacagcTAAAATATAAAAGTCACAGCTGTCAGatattgatgtcatgacatcgagcatgacatccaacacACAACCTGTATTATCTCAACTACACAACCCTGTAGAATACTACACATAGTgtgtcatgacattagtcaagacatcaCATACACACAGGAAtattttaccataaaatgcagtCAATATAAAAGCATCTACAagctccccctttggcaaatctTTGGCTAAAATAACCTGTCACCACATTATCAGAGAATCTCTGCAGCAGAAAAACACACAACACACATCCATTCATCCACACCTACAAGAATAGCTAATACAACTACACATTCCAGCATGCATGACTATACTACATATCTATACTACATCACACATATCATCATGCATATCTACACTACCATCATTTATACCACCACACAGACAGCTCAATACTTCCATCATGCATCAATACTAACTACAGAAATAAACTGCAAAATTAGACTTCATTCAGCAACACCATCCAAGAAAAacttgttctggggtgacataaCATACACTGCTACTCCCCCTTTATGCcagaaatgttgccaaagcagCCTTGATATTCAATAAGTACGGGCTAGAATTAAaaagaaacaacaacaaaaaatacagATCACCAACAAAGACCAGAAGGACTCTAGTCCTCAAACTCAGAGCTACTGGAGCCAACATCATCTTATTCATATGTTCCATCATCTTGACcggcctcttcttcttcttcatcttctgcagGACCTACTTCATTCTCAACAAAATCAACACCTTCTTCCATATCAAGAGAGCTGATTAACTTTTCAAGAGTCAGCTTTCTGGACTCCAGCTCCTTGCATGTTTCCCTGAGCATTGTTATCACAGTAGCTTTACCTGTATGTGTGTTGTCTTTGGATGTTCCAGCTGATGTTGTGACAATGTCAGGAACATGTGTTCCTTGAAACAGTTTGTAGtgaaatgataaagtaatttCTCTCTTGCAAACAACATCACTTTCACTTAGGATATTAGGGGTACTGATTCACAATTATACCACATATGATAGATGGGAAGGCAATAACCCCTTCACACTATAACTCCCGGCATGCTTCATTGTTTGATCAAATATGTACGTACCATAGTCAAACTTTGTCTTGGTTCCAACATCATATATAAACTTTCCCAGCACATTAGCAATAGTTGACTGGTGGTTTGTGGGCACCCAGTTAGCAGCTCCAATCTTGTGTAGCATTGCATATTTTATGCTGAGCTTGCTTGCAGAAAGTTTTCCTTTCAGGGGCCAGGCTTTCACCTGCTTAGCACTGATAACCTCACATATTTTGTTGTCAGTCACTTCCAGCTCATGTTGGGCTTCATCAGATCTTCCAAGAAAATTGTTTATAACAATTGAGGAGAAGGTAACACACTTTTCTCTCACATATACTTTTCTAAAATCCTTTGATTTTCTATCAGCGCAGTCTTCTCATAGATTCACAATGAACTCTTTAACCAGCATTTCATAGCACGTAGGCAAATGAACAACAGTTTTCAATAGTCCAGCTTCATGAATCAGGTCCATGATCTCTTTATTCTCAAGGACATTCTGAGCCAACTCCATTTCCAAAGCTAATCTGTTATGGTGAACATATTTCCACCTATTGACACTGGAAGGATAATGAAAGGAGATATTATCAATGGGTACCTCAGGAACACTAGCACCCAGATTGCTAGTTGTTAGTTTCTTACTTAGTGGAATGTCTTGAGCATCAACATCAACATCAGAGTCAGAGTCAACAATAGCTTGAGCCTTCCTTTTCTTGGGAATAACTTTGCTCCAAGATTTGGTAGGACCAATAGAAACACTCTGAGATACATCTCTGCTCTTTATGAGACCTGTAGAGGTACTTTTCTTCGTGATATAGTCAGCTGAGGGACTTTATGAGCAACCTTTCTCTTGGGAGAACTTTGTACAACAGCCTTACCTTTCTTCCTAGTCATGAGCCTCTTGGCTATGCCAGGGTTCACAACAGCTACCAGATCATTATCAGAATAGTCATCAAGATCCACAACATGTATGCATGTTCTTATAGCAGTACCTGTACCAACATCAGCACCAATATTCCCAATGTCATTGACATTCTCAGTGACATCTTCATTATCATTGTCTTTAGGAACATCATCATCActttcttcctcctcattcatttGTACATCACCATCAGAAGTGTGTACGTCATCATCTACAATATGGACATCATCATCATTAGAGGACTTCCCTATGATGTTTGCCCTAGTTACAGCAACAGGTTCAGGAATCACAGTTTGTAGAGGAACGGATATCTCAGGGACCTGATGTTGTTCATCCAAGATACGAGTAACAATTTTGGTAATGGCTTCATGAACATACTTTGATCCCTCCTTGGGTAAGTTTGCACGAGAAGTAGACAAGGAAGGATTAGCGTCCTTAGTTTGAACATATTCCTTGGGTCTTCTTGCATGTGGTGTTCGAGATTTCTTGATCTTTAGATCATCAACACCAACAATTCTTAAAGGAGCAACATCAAGaacttgattagggttaaccggtTCAGTTCTTGGAACGGAGTTAGGAGCATCAGCGAGGGACAACTTCTTGGGAGAGGAGGAATCTGATTGTTGCGACATCTTGAAGTATTTTAGAACAATTATTGGGACACGATTGTGGAGAGTGAGAGACCAGTTCAAGAACAAATTTAGGTTATTGAAGACAATAGGGTGGAGAACAACCTTTTGGTGAGATGGATAATTAAGTGGTAACTTGATATAATAATCAATTAGGGGGATATTTCAAATATTGAATAATTAAAAAACCCACAATATATTCCCCAACTAGAATTAATTGCTTTAATTCTTCATGAGGGCAAATTTCTAACCTACCCTTTaacttttcaaattgatttgcatctaaGGCCTATGTAAAAATATCCGCAATCTGTAGATCAGTAGCCACAGGCTTCAAGGAACTATCTTTGTTCTCCATACAATCTTTGATGAAGAGATGTCTAATGATATTGCAGAATAATGTTACGACATTCTATTTGACATTATACTTCAAAGGACTTTGTTGTATGCACCCTGATTGAGACCAATCATTGCCTGTAGTTGTGTGATCAACTTTAGTATGGGAGATAGATATACAATTCTGTACATTGCTCAGTTGAGGGGTCTGATAGATTTCAGTGGGAACACATCCATTTGAGATGTTCGTACCCTTCTTAtgagtcacaacaatcatcaGATTTACAACCTTATTTGTGACAAGGAAGATCATATTCTTATTGCTTTCTTGATCTCCCAAGTTGATTTTTGAAACATCTGCTCTCACATTCCAGGCTTTTGAAGCTTGGTCTATTGTTGGTGGCTCCTTCTTTAAATGAAATCCATGATCAATAGATAGCTCCCTTGGTACCATATTCCATGCAGTACTTCCCTTGAACAGGTAGAATCCCTTTTTCATATCTCTAGTCCAGATGTCATGAATAAGACCCAGCATTATCTTCTTTAGGTTAAGATTGCATATAGTCTAGGTAGCTGCAGATGTTTCCCTTGATCTTTTGATAGCTTTTGGTAGTTGATTCCCAAATGTAATCTCCTTATTTATAGCACTTTGAATACCGAGAGATGAGCCTTTACCAATTCCAGATGAACCTTTTAACACACTTGATTCTTTAGCATATTCAGATGTTAAGACATCTATTTTGACATTCCCACAACCTAATGAGAGAGTAGTCTCAGCTTCTTCCAGAGCATCAATCTTCATTGTTGGGTTCTTGCTTATAACAGGGTTGATCTCCTCTTCTATGGGACCTTCATCTTGTTCAGGTCTCCTTCTTTTAGAACTTCATGTTCTGCCTATGGAGTTCTTTTCATTTAAGCCAAAACTTGAGTGTTCAAGGTCACCACATAACTTATGCTAGTGGCTATTCTGGCCAGATTTTTCTGTTGAGAGATCTTCCTTCTAGTAGGTGCACGAAGTTTAGGACATGTGGACCTCAAGTGACCTATCTTGCCACATTGATGGCATCTCTTGACTAAGAGAGATGTAccattttcttgatgtttttccaGATGTTGGAGCCTTGGATTAGACATCTTTTGCTTCATCTTATTAGGAATGACTCTTACCTCTGACTTGCTGATATTTATAGCTTGATTACTTCCCGTTGTTGCCTGTTTGTTAGATCTTGTGTTTAACAATCTTCTCTCCAGGGCAGCAATGCTTGACAGGAAACTTACTCTTTCTTATTGTAGAAGTGCATGAGCATTCTTATACTCTACTAATCTTCTACACAGTCTTTCATTCCTTAGCCAAGTCTCAGAGTATCCAAAAACAAGTTCACTAATGGTGAGTTCTCTGACATAAGATTCATCATCAGATTCATCCATTTCTTCAACAGGATTCTTTATCTTGGTAAAGGGAACTTCTGGTTTGACAAGTCTTTCTTGATGATTACCCTCAACTTCTTCTTTGCCCATAGAACATGTAGAGGAGTACTTTGAGGTTTTAGGCTCCCATAAGTAGCAATTATCCTTAGATATAGATCCCTTCACGAATTCCTCATTTTCTCCATTGGTGACAACACATCCTTCTTTAGTGAATCTGACATTGAACCCTagatcacatagttgactgataCTAATAAGATTTGCAGTCAGTCCTTTTACCAGCAAGACATTATCCAGATAAGGGACACTAGAACCTTTTAACTTTCCAACAAGATCTAGACCCCTTCACGACTTCCTCATTTTCTCCATTGATACACGAATGTTGTGAAATcgataccaagaacaaagtataataagtTTCTTTCCTTTGCAAGAAACTCACAAGGGTGGGAAAGAGGGAAGCAAGAATAACACAATGAAATTGGTTATAAACtgttattattttctttctctttaaaacaagattacaagtgttacaaaatgaaaaataacCTCTCTTACCCCTAATTAGGATTTGAAGTGTGCAATattgagagactagtatgctattaataataaaactaacaCACTAAACTAATGAGATTTTACACACAGATCCATTAcataagctaacttaaacaattgagcTTAATAAATAGGCTCAATTTGACATGCTAACTAGGGGTGGACATCGGTTCGAGCCCAAAACCCTGATCCGGCCCAACCCTCGGGTGAGATCTCTGGGCCCAATTCTGACTAATTTAATTTTCGGTTTTTTCGAGTTCGAGGTGAAACAACTTTGGGTAACTTGACCGGTTTATTTCGGTTTTCTATTGTAATTGGGtcaatatttttttccttttttaaaattCTTATGTTATTGGGCCACTCAAATTTTCAGCCCAATTACATcccaatataaatttaattattataattttaaaactgACAAAATCAattgattttttataaaaaatattgattatttgaataaaaaagtACTAACTATTTCAAGCCTAACATACATTTTGTAATTCTCAATATTACAATTTTTCACCAAACTAATAATGGCATATAAAATTGGAAGATCAAACCCAACTTttacataataaataaaaaaaattcagtcCATCTCAAGTccctaaaaaatcaaataaacataaatactaagatcttaaaaaaattaaatgatctTGTTCATTGCTAAGTGCAGCTCCTTCCTTGCTTCTACTTGTTCATCTCCATAATGCTCATTTAACTCTAATATATTCTAGAGACAAACACCAAAACCTGCATTTGATAATTCTCATTTAACTCCAATATATTCTAGCCAAAACCTACATTTGAGAAAAATATCTTGATTCAAAATATTGTATAAAGAATATTAATTAGAGCAATAATTAAGGAAAATTTTCCAAATCTTCACACCAAATCACAACATCAATAATCAACTAGCATTTGGCGGTACTTATCAAGAGATAAGTTAAAGAATTCAAATACTCTAACGTCAAGAAATAATGGTCCAAAACTATCAGCTTCACTGTAATTTATTTAATAACATAAGCATTGGCACATGAAGTTCATAGTGAGAGATCAATAAAACAGGATTTGACACTTCAGCAATAACAAGAGCTAGCAATATATCAggaataattaagaaaaatacttAACTAGGTAGTTCTCATATCAAGACCTTGTCATCAATAATTCTCATATCAAGACCTCACCAACACGTAGTTGAAGTAGCCTTGCAAAATCAAAGAACTATCAGTGAAAATAATGCAATTTACTAATGCTAAGCATCAATATCTCTTTTTAAATGAGAATGAGTTAACATAAGTTCTCAATATCAAGATCTCTTTTTGAATAAGAATGAGTCTTAATCCAATACCATAATCATGACTGTTTTTGTTATAAGTTGGGAAGATATAATCAATCAGGTATAATACTAAGAATCTCATTTAATTTCAGTATCATTACCTACAGACCATCAAACGGTTATTTTCTTTGAACTTGCAGCCCTAAAAAACAACACTACCATCTAAAAGTAAAAGCAAAAACTGAATGAAGTAAACTACAAAGAAAGAGAATAATTGATTTCAAAACTGCAACACTGCAACAAAGAAAAATTACTATCAATAAGCATATGCCCTTTTCTAAGTTACAAGTATTTACCATTAATCTTGCTCATTCCTACGTCTTACTGCAACTCGTTGTATTTTCACATATTTTGCTTTTGGTTGTTCCTAAGCGCTTACATATAGAACAAATAAAGTAAAGTTAGGAAAAAGCTTAAA
This portion of the Vicia villosa cultivar HV-30 ecotype Madison, WI unplaced genomic scaffold, Vvil1.0 ctg.000493F_1_1, whole genome shotgun sequence genome encodes:
- the LOC131628912 gene encoding uncharacterized protein LOC131628912, yielding MSQQSDSSSPKKLSLADAPNSVPRTEPVNPNQVLDVAPLRIVGVDDLKIKKSRTPHARRPKEYVQTKDANPSLSTSRANLPKEGSKYVHEAITKIVTRILDEQHQVPEISVPLQTVIPEPVAVTRANIIGKSSNDDDVHIVDDDVHTSDGDVQMNEEEESDDDVPKDNDNEDVTENVNDIGNIGADVGTGTAIRTCIHVVDLDDYSDNDLVAVVNPGIAKRLMTRKKGLIKSRDVSQSVSIGPTKSWSKVIPKKRKAQAIVDSDSDVDVDAQDIPLSKKLTTSNLGASVPEVPIDNISFHYPSSVNRWKYVHHNRLALEMELAQNVLENKEIMDLIHEAGLLKTVVHLPTCYEMLVKESDEAQHELEVTDNKICEVISAKQVKAWPLKGKLSASKLSIKYAMLHKIGAANWVPTNHQSTIANVLGKFIYDVGTKTNTPNILSESDVVCKREITLSFHYKLFQGTHVPDIVTTSAGTSKDNTHTGKATVITMLRETCKELESRKLTLEKLISSLDMEEGVDFVENEVGPAEDEEEEEAGQDDGTYE